A stretch of Clostridium formicaceticum DNA encodes these proteins:
- the tnpC gene encoding IS66 family transposase encodes MKTGMKMTKVNLQNQLDEKTKELILKMEEELEAKDKEIENLKNELAYLKNQVLNKNRKIFGSSSEQANTIQVSFFDEAEKDSNLKAAEPTIEEITYKRTKPTSNTGKKDNLANLEKIVIEHKLDEDQQSCRDCSSDLVVIGKKSKEVLKYIPAKLYVEEHLTYSYACRSCEENNDKANIITTKAPKTLLHKSMTSNELLSHVINLKYQHALPLNRQESYFKMMGANLSRQTLANWVIGAAHELDPIYQLMKEELLKRDYIQADETVVKVLDDRGKESNKQKYMWLYKCPDKDQPIIIYDYQKTRSGSCPKGFLSGFSKYIQTDGYAGYNKVENVKRLYCLAHIRRKFHEIIVNLDEEALKSSRALIGFNYCAQLYEIEKDLKEQHGEKEDFYERRYKKRLDASKSIIEEFIDYVDKEIKDAVPKSALGKALAYTKPLLPSFLKVFLEDGSLEIDNNSAERSIRPFVVGRSNWLFSASTKGAESSALIYSITETAKNNNLVVEKYLLYLMNNFSNIDPQDKGSLLKLLPFSKELPESLKVQAK; translated from the coding sequence ATGAAAACGGGGATGAAAATGACGAAGGTAAATTTACAAAACCAACTGGACGAAAAGACGAAAGAACTAATTTTAAAAATGGAAGAAGAGCTTGAAGCAAAGGATAAGGAAATAGAAAACTTGAAAAATGAGTTAGCTTATCTTAAAAATCAAGTACTTAATAAAAACAGAAAAATATTTGGCTCTTCCAGTGAACAGGCTAATACTATACAGGTATCTTTTTTTGATGAAGCTGAAAAAGATAGTAACTTAAAAGCAGCTGAGCCTACTATTGAGGAAATTACTTACAAGAGAACGAAGCCAACCAGCAATACTGGAAAAAAAGATAACTTAGCAAACCTAGAAAAAATAGTAATTGAGCATAAGCTTGATGAAGATCAACAGTCCTGCAGAGATTGTTCCAGTGATTTAGTGGTTATAGGTAAGAAGTCAAAGGAAGTGTTAAAGTATATACCTGCAAAGCTGTATGTAGAAGAACATCTAACCTACAGCTATGCCTGCAGATCATGTGAAGAAAATAATGATAAAGCAAATATAATTACAACAAAGGCTCCAAAGACCCTACTACACAAAAGTATGACATCTAACGAGCTTCTTAGTCATGTCATAAATTTAAAATACCAGCATGCACTGCCTTTAAATAGACAAGAATCCTACTTCAAGATGATGGGGGCAAATCTTTCTAGACAAACCCTTGCCAACTGGGTTATTGGTGCAGCCCATGAACTAGATCCAATTTATCAGCTTATGAAGGAAGAGCTCCTAAAAAGAGACTATATCCAGGCTGATGAAACAGTTGTTAAAGTTTTAGATGATAGGGGCAAGGAGTCCAATAAACAAAAGTATATGTGGCTCTATAAATGCCCAGATAAAGATCAACCTATTATCATCTACGACTACCAAAAGACAAGATCTGGTTCTTGTCCTAAGGGTTTTTTAAGTGGATTTTCAAAATATATTCAAACAGATGGCTATGCTGGATATAATAAAGTTGAAAATGTGAAAAGACTTTATTGCCTAGCCCACATAAGAAGAAAATTCCATGAAATAATAGTGAATCTAGACGAAGAAGCCCTAAAGTCTTCAAGAGCATTGATAGGGTTTAATTATTGTGCCCAGCTTTATGAAATCGAAAAAGACCTAAAAGAACAGCATGGTGAAAAAGAAGATTTCTATGAGAGGCGTTATAAAAAGCGACTTGACGCATCCAAGTCAATAATAGAAGAATTTATAGATTATGTAGATAAAGAAATAAAAGATGCTGTTCCCAAAAGTGCCCTTGGTAAAGCCTTAGCATATACCAAACCACTACTTCCTAGTTTTTTAAAAGTATTTCTAGAAGATGGATCTTTAGAAATAGATAATAACTCTGCAGAGCGATCCATAAGACCATTTGTAGTGGGTCGTAGCAACTGGCTTTTCTCAGCTTCAACCAAAGGTGCAGAGTCTAGTGCATTAATCTATAGCATCACTGAAACGGCTAAGAACAATAATTTAGTTGTTGAAAAATATTTACTTTACTTAATGAACAACTTTTCAAATATAGACCCTCAAGACAAGGGAAGCTTGTTAAAACTACTACCCTTTTCAAAGGAACTACCTGAAAGTTTAAAGGTTCAAGCTAAGTAA
- the tnpB gene encoding IS66 family insertion sequence element accessory protein TnpB (TnpB, as the term is used for proteins encoded by IS66 family insertion elements, is considered an accessory protein, since TnpC, encoded by a neighboring gene, is a DDE family transposase.) yields MLNIDKVDKVYLACGVTDLRKNIDGLSMIVQTEFKLDPFEKALFVFCNRQMNKLKILHFDDGSWLYYHRLERNKFRWPMSKEEALKVSIEELRWLLKGYEVRTISKFKPVKERNYF; encoded by the coding sequence ATGCTAAATATAGATAAAGTGGATAAAGTATATTTGGCTTGTGGGGTAACGGATCTTAGGAAAAATATAGATGGACTAAGTATGATTGTACAGACCGAGTTTAAGCTGGACCCTTTTGAAAAGGCACTATTTGTCTTTTGCAATAGGCAGATGAATAAACTAAAGATACTTCACTTTGATGATGGCTCTTGGCTATACTATCATCGGCTAGAAAGAAATAAATTCAGATGGCCTATGTCAAAGGAAGAAGCTTTAAAGGTTTCCATTGAAGAACTAAGGTGGCTGCTTAAGGGGTATGAAGTAAGAACTATATCAAAATTCAAGCCCGTTAAAGAGAGAAATTACTTTTAG